In uncultured Methanobacterium sp., a genomic segment contains:
- a CDS encoding DUF5518 domain-containing protein gives MVNWTAVAIGFVVTIVLETIGIMFISLDTAVSAFISVFAPIIGGLLAAYWGTATYKEGIVNGGLAGGLGSLLAAIIFIPGTLTFIAENAVISFISSAILGIIGGLVGILAKGKPQGKETPPQKPDT, from the coding sequence ATGGTGAATTGGACAGCAGTGGCTATTGGTTTCGTGGTAACAATTGTACTTGAAACAATTGGGATTATGTTCATATCATTAGATACAGCAGTTTCTGCATTTATAAGCGTTTTTGCACCAATAATTGGTGGTCTTTTAGCTGCTTATTGGGGCACTGCAACCTATAAAGAAGGTATTGTTAATGGAGGTCTTGCAGGAGGACTGGGTTCTTTATTGGCTGCCATTATATTCATTCCCGGAACTCTAACATTTATTGCAGAAAATGCAGTTATCAGTTTTATCAGTAGCGCAATACTGGGAATTATAGGTGGTTTAGTAGGAATATTAGCCAAAGGGAAACCACAAGGAAAAGAAACCCCTCCGCAAAAACCAGATACCTGA
- a CDS encoding DUF354 domain-containing protein, which translates to MKVWIDIVNSPHVRFFHSIIRYLEEQGEEVFITARRFGDVHRLLDLFGIDYHLVGWHGVSLEEKLIRSTQRAYELSQIISREKPDVAVSKHSIELPRVAYGLNIPSVYVLDNEHAIAANKLTLSLCDTIVLPEVIEKESVVRCGADPDHLLPYNGTSEITHLVDFQYNPHIFEDLKLDLEKEKTILMRPEPALASYLDADCRKTVLSPIVEALEDQANILVIPRFREQQQIFENDDKITLIKPPVDTFSLMKACDLVIGAGGTMNREAALLGTPVISCYPGKLLSVDSYYIKKGLMKRSTRAEEIVGMAKELLNDDHHHSELSNDDLFGIIIDRIYQAANGENK; encoded by the coding sequence TTGAAGGTATGGATTGACATAGTTAACTCTCCTCATGTGCGGTTTTTCCACAGTATAATCCGCTACCTAGAGGAACAGGGTGAAGAAGTTTTTATAACTGCCCGCCGTTTTGGTGATGTGCACAGACTTCTGGATTTGTTTGGGATCGATTACCACCTGGTGGGATGGCATGGAGTGAGTCTGGAAGAAAAGCTCATCCGAAGTACACAGAGGGCTTACGAGCTTTCCCAAATTATAAGCAGGGAAAAACCAGATGTAGCTGTTTCTAAACACTCTATTGAGCTTCCCCGTGTTGCATATGGTTTAAATATTCCCAGCGTTTATGTTCTGGATAATGAACATGCCATAGCTGCTAATAAATTAACTTTATCTCTTTGTGATACCATTGTCCTCCCGGAAGTGATTGAAAAAGAATCAGTGGTTCGTTGTGGTGCAGATCCTGACCACTTGCTCCCTTACAATGGCACATCAGAGATCACTCATCTGGTGGACTTCCAGTACAATCCCCACATATTTGAGGACCTAAAATTAGACTTGGAAAAGGAAAAAACTATACTTATGAGGCCAGAACCTGCATTAGCTTCCTATTTAGATGCAGATTGTAGGAAAACTGTCCTATCTCCCATAGTTGAAGCTCTGGAGGATCAGGCCAACATTCTGGTGATACCGCGCTTCAGGGAACAGCAACAGATCTTTGAAAACGATGACAAGATCACTTTAATAAAGCCTCCTGTGGACACTTTTAGTCTTATGAAAGCATGTGACCTGGTGATAGGTGCTGGTGGAACCATGAACCGTGAAGCTGCTCTTCTAGGAACACCAGTGATATCTTGTTATCCGGGTAAATTACTTTCTGTGGATTCTTACTACATCAAAAAGGGTCTTATGAAACGTTCCACACGTGCTGAAGAAATAGTTGGAATGGCAAAGGAACTTCTAAATGATGACCACCACCACTCTGAACTTTCAAATGACGACCTGTTTGGGATCATCATTGACCGTATTTACCAGGCTGCAAATGGTGAAAACAAATAA
- the hypB gene encoding hydrogenase nickel incorporation protein HypB: MHKVAEVEVQHDIMVANRKLARKNQRILDKDRVFSVDVVGAIGSGKTSLIEAIIDAVDYKIGVIAGDVISKYDAGRFEKHDVPVVGLNTGKECHLDAHLVEHALHDMPLEDIDVLFIENVGNLICPVDFDLGSHMRMVVISVTEGDDTVEKHPLIFQDADLVVINKVDLAEAVGADDDKMVSDVKELNPEVQVIKTSLKTGTGFEDVIGAINAFINDN; the protein is encoded by the coding sequence ATGCATAAAGTTGCAGAAGTGGAAGTTCAACACGATATAATGGTGGCCAACCGTAAACTGGCCCGTAAAAATCAGAGAATACTGGACAAAGACCGAGTTTTTTCAGTGGATGTGGTGGGAGCCATAGGATCCGGGAAAACATCCCTCATTGAAGCCATAATAGATGCAGTTGACTACAAGATCGGTGTTATTGCAGGGGATGTTATCAGTAAATACGATGCAGGTCGGTTTGAAAAACATGACGTGCCTGTGGTAGGACTAAACACTGGTAAAGAGTGCCATTTAGATGCGCACCTGGTAGAACACGCACTGCATGACATGCCCCTGGAAGATATTGACGTTTTATTCATTGAAAATGTGGGTAACCTTATCTGTCCAGTGGATTTTGACCTGGGCAGTCACATGCGAATGGTGGTAATCAGTGTTACTGAAGGAGATGACACTGTGGAGAAACACCCATTGATCTTCCAGGATGCAGACCTGGTGGTCATCAACAAGGTGGACCTGGCTGAAGCAGTGGGTGCAGATGATGACAAAATGGTTAGTGATGTTAAGGAACTAAACCCAGAAGTACAGGTTATCAAAACCAGTCTTAAAACTGGAACCGGTTTTGAAGATGTTATTGGGGCTATTAATGCCTTCATAAACGACAATTGA
- a CDS encoding DUF1890 domain-containing protein, translating to MKKAIILLGCPESPSQTPLTIYAAHKLTGMGYHVTVVSTPSAKKLVEVSDPEEYYIQNKIDIESCLDGLNEGDYDFLLGFVAKDAAVSYFVTFYHLLNTQSLALVFHRDQEKLDSFENTVRENTQADIASARAYHNPTPLRVRLDRALLKLENPDESKDEMETPKKKDESDKKVEPMKNELDKPEDS from the coding sequence ATGAAAAAAGCCATTATATTATTAGGATGTCCTGAATCACCTTCACAAACTCCCCTGACGATTTATGCAGCCCATAAGTTAACTGGGATGGGTTACCATGTTACAGTGGTCAGCACACCATCAGCCAAGAAACTGGTGGAAGTATCTGATCCTGAAGAATATTACATACAGAACAAGATAGACATAGAATCATGTCTGGATGGATTAAATGAGGGAGATTATGATTTTCTTTTAGGATTCGTGGCTAAAGATGCTGCTGTAAGCTACTTTGTAACCTTTTACCACCTGCTCAATACCCAGAGCCTGGCACTGGTATTCCACCGTGATCAGGAAAAACTGGATTCCTTTGAAAACACAGTCCGGGAGAACACACAGGCAGATATTGCATCTGCAAGAGCATACCACAACCCCACACCCCTCAGAGTACGTTTAGACAGGGCACTGTTAAAACTGGAAAACCCTGATGAATCAAAGGATGAGATGGAAACTCCTAAAAAGAAGGATGAATCGGATAAAAAGGTTGAACCTATGAAAAATGAACTTGATAAACCGGAGGATTCCTAA
- the hypA gene encoding hydrogenase maturation nickel metallochaperone HypA, translating into MHELSMAQAIVDTVLDAAEKNNATEVVEVTIEVGMLTMLNPEQLKFLLDVIVEDTLLENAEIIIEDVPVEINCRSCEFTGLANTDGSDHYLAIVLCPECGERNVEILTGKECNVKTIKIEKSDEDA; encoded by the coding sequence ATGCATGAATTATCCATGGCCCAGGCCATAGTGGACACAGTACTAGATGCTGCAGAGAAAAATAATGCCACAGAGGTAGTAGAAGTCACTATCGAAGTGGGAATGCTCACCATGCTAAATCCTGAGCAGTTAAAATTCTTATTAGATGTCATAGTAGAGGACACACTCCTTGAAAACGCAGAAATCATAATTGAAGATGTTCCAGTGGAAATTAACTGTCGTAGTTGTGAATTCACAGGACTGGCAAATACTGATGGTTCAGACCATTACTTGGCCATAGTATTATGTCCAGAGTGCGGGGAAAGGAATGTGGAAATCTTAACTGGAAAGGAATGTAATGTTAAAACTATTAAAATAGAAAAGAGTGATGAGGATGCATAA
- a CDS encoding STAS domain-containing protein — protein MEITTKTVNDVEIVFLNGRLDAYNSNLVEKKLDELIDSGKIKMVADLSGVKYISSSGLRVMLSSLKKLNKLGGTLKLSSLQPYVTEIFEIAGFTQLFQIYDGEEEAIASF, from the coding sequence ATGGAAATCACAACAAAAACAGTTAATGATGTGGAAATAGTGTTCTTAAATGGTAGGTTGGATGCCTATAATTCCAATCTGGTTGAAAAAAAGTTGGATGAACTTATTGATTCAGGTAAAATTAAAATGGTAGCTGATCTTTCAGGAGTAAAATATATAAGCAGTTCAGGACTAAGGGTGATGCTTTCATCCCTTAAAAAGTTGAACAAACTGGGAGGCACTCTTAAACTATCATCCCTGCAACCCTATGTTACGGAAATCTTTGAAATTGCTGGTTTTACGCAACTCTTCCAGATTTACGATGGGGAGGAGGAAGCCATCGCTAGTTTCTAA
- a CDS encoding DUF5518 domain-containing protein — protein MVEQNTNWTPVLIGIVVTVIIGLIGIFIPFLGVLAPIIGGFVAAYLVGGDYKDGAVNGGIAGAGGGALLGFVLLGAFTAIIGGLAMGFIFGLILGIIGGVIGVVTKDRFN, from the coding sequence ATGGTGGAACAAAATACAAACTGGACCCCGGTACTCATAGGAATTGTTGTAACTGTGATTATTGGGCTGATTGGAATATTCATACCATTTTTAGGTGTTTTAGCCCCAATTATTGGTGGTTTTGTTGCAGCATATCTGGTGGGAGGAGATTACAAGGATGGTGCAGTTAATGGAGGTATTGCGGGTGCAGGTGGTGGAGCTCTCCTTGGATTCGTATTATTAGGTGCTTTCACCGCGATCATTGGTGGCCTGGCAATGGGCTTTATTTTCGGCTTAATACTGGGAATTATCGGGGGAGTAATTGGAGTAGTAACTAAAGACCGGTTTAATTAA
- a CDS encoding GNAT family N-acetyltransferase: MTPSTVDKNKVDKEILASLKFKAELKLLPIVLRAVRDVACRYGLDEVSIRDLELATEEACHNVIEHAYEPGEEGYYKVKIHREPTCFRITVRDEGMPFNLQRLNEDEPSDIGVKLMRACTDEIRSKYLGKRGKVVELVKNFPFETVVDVEPSSVISQPSNVDLAPKSEKVNLRLMRSDETVSLARLIYRVYGYTYPHEDIYYPEKFASLIESGLVTSCVAVNEEDEIVGHLGVFLETPEDHVGESALAAVDPRYRGRGLFPRMKKMMMEEVASQGILGLYSRAVTVHVASQKSNVKMGAKETGFVLAHSPPTAIFKKMKTEIADIRRTVALFYVPVVPDREQTVFLPHPHQMIISKIYQHAKLPRVFKKADPDTVDLAPHSHIHSHVLPEMASAFLRVKEFGVDFLDELRLHVRDLKEQKIELIVLDLPLKDQGTATLYPQIEKIGFFFCGIMPEYLDGDSIRLQYLNNVAFDPESVDVYSEFAHEIFDYVVAEWRKHY, from the coding sequence ATGACCCCCAGTACAGTTGATAAAAATAAAGTTGATAAAGAAATTTTAGCTTCCTTAAAGTTCAAAGCAGAGCTAAAATTACTCCCCATAGTTCTACGTGCTGTGCGGGATGTTGCCTGTAGATATGGTCTGGATGAAGTTTCAATAAGGGATTTAGAACTGGCAACAGAGGAAGCTTGTCACAACGTTATAGAACACGCCTACGAACCGGGTGAAGAAGGATACTATAAGGTGAAAATTCATCGCGAACCCACCTGTTTTCGTATTACAGTGAGGGATGAGGGAATGCCCTTCAATCTCCAGCGTTTAAATGAGGATGAACCCTCAGATATTGGTGTTAAGTTAATGCGGGCCTGTACTGATGAAATTAGAAGTAAATATTTAGGAAAAAGGGGTAAAGTAGTGGAACTGGTTAAAAACTTCCCTTTTGAGACCGTAGTTGATGTTGAACCATCCTCTGTAATTAGCCAGCCCAGTAACGTGGATCTGGCACCGAAATCTGAAAAAGTAAATTTGCGACTGATGCGTTCTGATGAAACCGTGTCCCTGGCAAGATTGATATACCGGGTTTATGGTTACACCTATCCCCATGAAGATATTTACTACCCTGAAAAATTCGCATCCCTCATAGAATCTGGACTGGTAACTTCCTGTGTGGCGGTAAATGAGGAGGATGAGATTGTAGGACATCTGGGAGTTTTCTTGGAAACACCGGAAGATCATGTGGGTGAATCTGCTCTGGCTGCAGTAGACCCGCGTTATAGGGGAAGAGGACTGTTTCCCCGGATGAAAAAGATGATGATGGAAGAAGTGGCATCCCAAGGCATTCTCGGTCTTTACAGTAGAGCAGTGACTGTTCATGTGGCATCCCAAAAATCCAACGTTAAAATGGGTGCCAAGGAAACTGGCTTTGTGCTGGCACATTCTCCTCCCACTGCCATTTTTAAGAAAATGAAAACTGAAATAGCAGATATCCGGCGTACTGTAGCCCTTTTCTATGTACCGGTGGTTCCTGACAGGGAGCAGACTGTTTTTTTACCACACCCTCATCAGATGATCATCAGCAAAATCTACCAGCACGCAAAATTACCGCGTGTTTTCAAAAAAGCTGATCCTGATACTGTTGATCTGGCTCCCCATTCCCATATCCACTCTCATGTTTTACCTGAAATGGCCAGTGCATTTTTGAGAGTGAAAGAATTCGGAGTGGACTTCCTTGATGAACTACGACTCCATGTTCGGGACTTGAAAGAGCAGAAAATTGAGCTCATAGTGCTGGATCTGCCTCTGAAGGATCAGGGCACTGCTACGTTGTACCCCCAAATTGAGAAAATTGGTTTTTTCTTCTGTGGTATCATGCCAGAATACCTGGATGGAGATAGCATCCGCCTGCAGTACCTTAACAATGTGGCCTTTGATCCTGAAAGCGTGGATGTTTATTCAGAATTTGCCCATGAAATATTCGATTATGTGGTGGCTGAATGGAGGAAACATTACTAA
- a CDS encoding ATP-binding protein — translation MDDEFKLQVKADLENLSIIADFTTESASKLGLNEKSAFQLQLAVDEAASNIILHGYTHRTGPIQLTICKENNNIIIMIEDRGEPFNPLKVDKPDLGAPLEERSPGGLGIHFLKTMTDSVHYQFKDGKNILTLVKTLD, via the coding sequence ATGGATGATGAATTCAAACTTCAGGTAAAAGCAGATCTAGAGAACTTGTCCATTATAGCTGATTTTACCACTGAAAGTGCCAGTAAACTGGGTTTAAATGAAAAAAGTGCATTTCAACTCCAACTAGCAGTGGATGAAGCTGCATCCAACATCATTCTGCATGGTTACACCCACCGAACCGGCCCCATTCAACTCACCATCTGTAAAGAAAATAATAACATTATAATAATGATAGAAGACAGAGGCGAACCTTTCAATCCCCTTAAAGTTGATAAACCAGATTTAGGAGCACCTCTTGAAGAAAGATCTCCAGGGGGTTTGGGCATTCATTTCCTTAAAACAATGACTGACAGTGTTCATTACCAGTTTAAAGATGGAAAGAATATTCTTACCCTGGTTAAAACTCTGGATTAA
- a CDS encoding DUF1894 domain-containing protein, producing the protein MFCLDTYLRESEDYEIHMTRSGFKDCARFIEKNAPEVVHVNPGEKIVGARIIGIPPVPIGINEEKGTIMLPYTKPCYGTATVEVPVPLEEREKIRAVKID; encoded by the coding sequence ATGTTTTGCCTTGACACTTATCTACGTGAATCCGAAGATTACGAGATACACATGACACGATCCGGGTTCAAAGACTGTGCTCGTTTCATAGAAAAGAACGCCCCTGAAGTGGTCCATGTCAATCCGGGGGAAAAAATAGTGGGAGCCCGCATCATAGGGATACCCCCAGTACCCATTGGTATCAATGAGGAAAAAGGCACTATAATGCTCCCTTACACCAAACCATGCTATGGAACAGCAACAGTTGAGGTACCGGTTCCTCTTGAGGAACGGGAGAAGATAAGGGCTGTTAAAATAGATTAA
- a CDS encoding ribose-phosphate diphosphokinase has translation MIIGGSSSQKLAANIAREMDDVLCPIESRKFPDGERYVRIKGDVEDGVVVVQSTGYPQDENLMELFLILKTISNMGITDIRTVIPYFGYGRQEKSFNYGEAVSAEVVCQLIEFAGASSVYSINLHEQSICDLFKIPAYNLSAMPAIANYVENNVEDPVIVAPDKGALGFAQEVANILNCESDYLEKVRLSPEKVETKPKNLDVEGRDAVIIDDIISTGGTIVNACGILKEHNANKIVVSCVHPVLVGDALLKIFAAGADDVVGSDTLKSEVSNVSVASIVADALNK, from the coding sequence ATGATAATCGGAGGATCCTCTTCCCAGAAATTAGCCGCAAACATTGCCCGAGAGATGGATGATGTACTTTGTCCCATTGAAAGTCGAAAATTCCCTGATGGAGAACGCTACGTAAGAATTAAAGGAGATGTGGAAGATGGGGTGGTGGTGGTGCAATCCACAGGTTACCCCCAGGATGAAAACCTCATGGAACTCTTCCTGATATTAAAAACCATTAGTAACATGGGCATCACTGACATCCGTACCGTGATCCCTTATTTTGGTTATGGAAGACAGGAAAAAAGTTTTAATTATGGGGAAGCTGTATCTGCAGAGGTGGTCTGTCAGCTAATAGAATTTGCTGGGGCCAGTTCAGTCTACAGTATAAACCTCCATGAGCAAAGCATCTGTGATCTTTTCAAGATCCCAGCCTATAATCTGTCAGCCATGCCTGCAATTGCTAATTACGTGGAAAATAATGTGGAAGATCCAGTAATCGTGGCTCCAGATAAGGGTGCCCTGGGTTTTGCCCAGGAAGTTGCAAACATACTTAACTGTGAATCAGATTATCTGGAGAAAGTACGCCTGTCCCCTGAAAAAGTGGAAACCAAACCCAAAAACCTGGATGTTGAGGGAAGGGACGCAGTTATAATTGATGATATCATCAGCACTGGTGGAACCATTGTCAATGCCTGCGGTATCCTGAAAGAACATAATGCCAATAAGATTGTGGTAAGCTGTGTGCATCCAGTACTGGTGGGTGATGCTTTGCTTAAGATATTCGCCGCCGGAGCAGATGATGTGGTGGGTAGTGACACCCTTAAATCTGAAGTGAGTAATGTTTCTGTGGCAAGTATAGTAGCTGATGCATTGAACAAATGA
- a CDS encoding SpoIIE family protein phosphatase: METLSIILFTDLIEKVCVIFVMAYLLTRLKYFTEVLDGKLTIKNQIILILIFGGISIYGSYSGVDIFGAIANVRDLGPMVAGLVGGPIVGLGAGLIGGLHRMTMDGFTSIPCSLSTILAGLFAGIIYLANRKRFIGIWGAVLFSILFETFHMILVLIIASPYAQALQVVESLYIPMILANAVGMFIFAFMITNLIKERKTKRERDKLSAQLERRKKELEIAKQIQESFLPHTIPFIENYDLAASSIPAQEVGGDFYDFIPISKEQTGLTIGDVSGKGIPAALFMAFSRTLLRAKACRNPGVGRMIESVNNFINEEPHSNMFVTLFYSILDSSHNKLTFVNAGHNPPLLLRNENEEILRLSTGGVVLGAMKGLKMAEKTIDLCPGDLLVLYTDGVTEAINRQEDQFGEERLIKIIMDNQDLSSDDLKNLIIDQVYDFASGTPQADDITLMVLRRML, translated from the coding sequence ATGGAAACCCTGAGCATAATCCTTTTTACTGATCTGATAGAGAAAGTCTGCGTTATCTTTGTCATGGCTTACCTCCTGACCCGTCTGAAATATTTCACCGAAGTCCTTGATGGTAAATTAACCATTAAAAATCAGATAATACTCATTTTAATATTTGGTGGCATATCCATCTACGGATCATATTCAGGGGTGGATATATTTGGGGCAATTGCCAATGTACGTGATCTGGGCCCTATGGTAGCTGGACTGGTTGGAGGGCCAATTGTAGGTTTAGGAGCCGGGTTAATAGGCGGTTTACATCGCATGACCATGGATGGATTCACCTCCATTCCCTGTTCATTATCCACCATCCTGGCCGGACTGTTTGCAGGTATTATCTACCTCGCCAACCGAAAACGTTTCATTGGCATCTGGGGGGCAGTTTTATTCTCAATTTTATTTGAAACATTCCACATGATCCTGGTACTTATAATTGCATCACCATATGCCCAGGCCCTGCAAGTGGTTGAAAGCCTTTACATCCCCATGATACTGGCCAATGCAGTGGGAATGTTCATTTTTGCTTTTATGATAACCAACCTCATAAAGGAACGTAAAACTAAAAGAGAACGTGACAAACTCTCAGCTCAACTTGAAAGAAGAAAAAAAGAGCTGGAAATAGCTAAACAAATTCAGGAAAGTTTCCTACCCCATACCATACCATTTATTGAAAATTATGACCTAGCTGCCAGCAGCATACCAGCACAGGAGGTTGGGGGTGACTTCTATGATTTCATACCCATTTCCAAGGAACAAACCGGCCTTACCATTGGTGATGTTTCGGGTAAAGGAATACCTGCAGCCCTTTTCATGGCATTTTCACGCACACTCCTCCGGGCCAAAGCTTGCCGCAACCCTGGAGTGGGAAGGATGATAGAAAGTGTTAATAACTTCATTAATGAAGAACCCCATTCTAACATGTTTGTAACCCTGTTTTACAGTATCCTGGATAGTTCCCATAACAAACTCACCTTTGTAAATGCAGGTCATAACCCCCCACTCCTTTTAAGAAATGAAAACGAGGAAATTCTCCGATTAAGTACTGGGGGTGTTGTTTTAGGAGCTATGAAGGGTCTTAAAATGGCTGAAAAAACTATAGATCTCTGTCCAGGGGATCTTCTGGTTTTATACACCGATGGAGTTACTGAGGCCATTAACCGGCAGGAAGATCAGTTCGGTGAGGAACGATTGATTAAAATTATAATGGATAATCAGGATCTGTCTTCTGATGATCTGAAGAATCTTATTATTGATCAGGTTTATGATTTTGCCTCTGGCACACCCCAGGCCGATGATATCACCCTTATGGTCCTGAGAAGGATGTTATGA